DNA from Methanococcus voltae:
TTAAAATGTTTAATAACTATTTTTACTAATTAATACTAAATATTAATTGATATTAATAATATTAATTGATATTAATCAATTTAAATAGATACGGGGGAATATATCGTTAAGGAAACTGAGAATATTTCCTTAAACCATATTTAAATATCAACTGTGTTAATATATACCATTATATATGATTTATAGATGAGTTGTACTTGTTTGATATTATAAAGAAATAAAAATAATTTTATTTCTTTGTTAATGTACTAACTATGTTAAGTTAGATGATATATTAATTACAATATTAGTTATTTTTTTGCCAAAAATGGCATATTATAGTCTACTCCAGGAACGTATCCGAGAGCTTCCCTTATTTTTAACTGTGATTTATGGAATAACTTGGATAAGGGGATTTCCATAGGACATACGTCTTCACATTGTCCACAGTTTATACAGCTCATTGCTATGTGAGATAATCTCACACCTTGGAAGAATGAAGCTTCTGGAGCCATCATACCTTTTTCGATGATGTCTTGGTTTAAAACGCACTCTTTGCAAGAACATACGGGGCATACGTCCCTACAACCGTAGCATTTTACACATCTATCCCAGTATTCTTCCCATTTTTCATCAGCTGGGTATTCTTCTTCTAAATATTTAGCTTGTAATTTTTTACCGAGTTTAATCATTGATTGTTCGATTTTTCCACGAATAATCATTGCTTTTTCAGCTGGTTCTTTAGTTTCAATATATCCTGCTTTTTCGGCATCTTCAATTAATTGTCTACCTTTTTCAGAAGTAATTTCCACGAAAGTCCATCCTTTCTCAGCTCCCCAATTACCGCAAGCAAGGTCTGCGTTTCTTGGGATTTTAAGCTCACATCTTTGACAGTTCTCTCTTCTACCGAAACCTTCTTCTTCGAGTTCATCGATTTTGATAGCTTTTTCAGTTCCGTCTTTTAATTCGATTATAAACTTACCCTTATCGATTTCTTCCTTAACTACATCGAATGGGTCTACTTCATAGAATAACTCAATCATTTGTTGAGCCACCATTGGAGGAACAGTTCCACCACAGTTTAAACCGATTGTATATATTTTATCCTTGTTTATTTGATGTCTTTTCTCTAACTCTATAATTGCCATGGCATCACATGGTTTTACAGCTACTGCGAGGTTTATATCACTCAAATGCTTTTGGATTAGGCCTCCAAACATTGTAGGAGCACAGTGCAAAGAACCACAGCTATTAACAAGCTCTTCCGAGTTGTTAATAAGTGTAGGAACTCCATCATATACGTCTGCTCCTTTTTCAAGTGCTAAAACTCCGTCAACTACTTTACTATCAAGAAGATACTTGAATAATGCAGTAACAGCTCCACCACATTCACCATATTTTTGAATATCTTCGTTAGTTGATTTAATTAGAAGATAATCCATATTATCACCTTATTAATTTTGATATTATGTTAAAATATGATTAAATTACTTAAATTTAATATGTGAAGTAATTAAGTTTGAATTATTTAAATTTGAATTATTAATGGTATTTTACTATTCAAAATACTATGTAGTATTATTAAATTTTTTCAACTTTTACAGCACATATTTTAAGTTCTGCGGTTTTTGAAACTGGGTCGTATGCAGAATTCGTCAACTTGTTAGTAGGTTCTTCGTTAAAGTGGAATGACATGTAAACAGCGCCTTTTACAATATCGTCAGATACTCTTGCAATAGCCTTTACACTGCCTCTTTTTGAGGAAACCTGAACAGTTTCGCCAGCTTCGATTCCTAAAGCGTTAGCATCTTCAATGTTCATTTCAATGAAGTTCTCATCGATTTCATTTGTGATACTTGGGCATCTTCTGGTCATAGTTCCGGAGTTATAGTGGAATATGATTCTACCAGTTGTTAATAATAATGGGTATTCTTCACTTGGCATTTCTGCAGGGTCTTTGTGCACAACAGGGCATATTTTACCCAATCCGTTAGGTCTTAAGAATTTACCTTCGTGTAAGAATTTTGTTCCTGGGTGGTCTGCTGTTTTACAAGGCCATTGTAAACCATCGATTCCCAATCTTTCAAAGGACATTCCTGCGTATTGAGGAATTACTTTTGCCATTTCGTCGAATATATCGCTTGCACTTTCGAAAGCGAATTTATCTCCGTAGCCCATTCTTTCAGCAAGTTCTTTTACAACAACCCAATCAGGCACAGCCTCACCAGGTGCTTCAACTGCTTTTCTTATTCTTTGAACTCTTCTTTCAGTGTTTGTGAAAGTTCCGTCTTTTTCAGCCCAACAAGCAGCAGGTAAAACTACGTCAGCTAATTTTCCTGTATCAGTTAAGAAAATATCTTGAACTACAAGGAAATCTAACTCTTTTAAAGCGTGCTCAACGTGGTTAATATCCGCATCTGCAACCATTGGGTCTTCCCCTACAATGTGGAGATATTTAAATCCTTTACCCATTCTTTCGAACATTTCAGGACCGGTTAAACCAAGATTAGGGTCTAAACCTTCAACATCCCATAATTCTTCTAATTTTGCGGTAGCTTCGCCTACTTTTTGGTATCCTGGGTATACATTAGGTAATGCACCCATATCACAAGCACCTTGAACGTTGTTCTGTCCTCTTAATGGGTTAACACCTGCTCCTCTTTTACCGAGGTTTCCAGTAATCATTGCAAGATTACAGCAGGATTTAACGTTGTCTACACCGAATGTATATTCAGTAACACCCAAACAGTACATAATAGCTGCTTTATCGGCTTTTGCATACAATCTTGCTGCTTCTCTTATGGTTTCAGCTGGGATTCCTGAGATTTTAGCAACTTCTTCAGGTACATATTTTGAAACTACTTCCTTCAATTCATCGAAGTTTTCGGTTCTATTTTTAATGAATTCATCATCTGTTAATCCTTCAGTAATGATAACATTCATTATAGCGTTCATTAAATCAATGTTTGAACCTGGAATCAACTTCATATGGATATCTGCCATTTTTGAAGTGTGAGTTTTCCTTGGGTCAATTGCGATAATTTTTGTTCCGTTATCTTTAGCTTTCACAATACTTCTTGCAACTAATGGGTGTGCTTCAAAAGTATTGGAGCCGTAGATAAATAATACGTCTGCTTCTGCTAAATCTTCAATAGAGTTAGTCATTGCACCAGAACCAAAGCATTCGCCAAGTCCTGTAACTGTCGGAGCGTGTCAAATACGTGCACAGTGGTCCACGTTATTTGTTTTCATTACCACTCTCGCAAATTTCTGTAATGCGTAGCTTTCTTCGTTAGCACCTCTTGCGCAGGAGAAGAAACCTACTTCATCAGGGTTGTACCCTTTAAGCTTGCTTGCAATTAAGTCCAAAGCTTCTGCCCATGTGGATTCAACTAATTCGCCGTTTTTTCTAATTAACGGAACAGTAAGCCTGTCTTCGCTGTGTACGAATTCGTAGCAGTAGTTTCCTTTTATACAAACTTTACCTTGGTTTACAGGGTGTCTTTTAAAAGGAAGGGTGTCTACAAGCTTACCGTCTTTAACAACTAAGTCAATACCACAACCAGTACCGCAGTACGGGCATATTGTATGGACTACTTTAAATTCAGTCACTATATCACCGTCTTAATGAATATTTCTTAAAATTACAAAAAAGCTAATAAAATTATAAAATAAGCATAATACATAAAAACTTAATATTTTGTATTAATTCGTATAGGGATTTGAATTAATATAAAAAATACATAAGTTTCATATTTATTTAAACATATTATACATTATTTAACCTGAATTAGCTAATTAAATATATTTCAAGAAAATAATTCAAATATGGGTTTTTAAATTAATTTAGCAATTAATTAAAAGTTATGTATCAAAGATTAATTAATTTAAATGTTATATTATTAATTTTATATTCGTTCTATTTGGTCTATTTATTCTATTTATTCTATTTATTTTAGCTATTTTAGCTATTTCATTTTATGCAACTATTTTATTTCATAGATGTTATTTAGCACACAAAATATAATATATTGTGTGCGTATCGTGGTCTTGTGGGACACTACCCTCACATATGTTATTTATAATATATCCAAATGTCGAATTAATTTAAAAAAAAAGGTTTATATATTAGATGTAATCATATATGATTATTACATTTTAAAAGGTAATCAAAAATAATTAACTAATTTTTTAGAAAAATAGATTATTAACGATTATATCTTTAAAAAAAGTTTTAAAATTCTATTTTATAAAATTAAAAGGTTTATATAATTTTTAAACTAATATAACGTATTTTGACAGTTTTTTAGCTTTTTCTAAGAATTTTTTAGATTCCATATTTGGAAATAAATCTACAAAACACACATCTATACGATTATCCTCATTTTTAGAATTATTATGTTGATTACTAAAATCTAAGTCCATAAAATCCGAATGAATTATTTCAACACGGTTATTTTCGAAAATTTCATTTCCAAAATTTATTTTTAAATTGTATTCTAAGTCATATAATGCTATATCGTTTATGTCCGAAAAAATAACTTTCTTAGCCCCTTTTTTTAATGCAACCATTCCCAAAGTCCCACAGCCACAAAAACCATCCAAAACAACTTTATCAGTTAAATCTAACTTTTCTATCTTGTTTATTTTTGGATTAAATGGTCTTGGAAACTCAATATGTAATTTAGATTGATTTTTGCAAGATATAACACACGTTGACAAAGACCTTATTGTAAATATATCACACCGAAAATCATCGCCCACAATCAAATCATTCATATTTTTTGAGTTTTTTCCAGCTATTCTTTTATTATGTGAAATAACCGATTTTATTTCAGGTATTTTAATAATTTCGTTCGCACAGTCTTTTGATACATAATTATTCAGTAAAACCAAATCATTTTCGCATAAAACAGGTGCATACTTCAAAGGATAACCAGCTTCAATCATTGGCATACCAACATCTTTTAAAGCAAATTTATCATCATTTATATGATTAGGTACTTCATTACATTCTATTAGTATATTAGCAACATCTACCATTACATCATCAATTTGTGAACGTCCACAGTGGCATTTTCGTTGCCTACCTTTCAAATTTAGCTTTTTTAATGGTATAGTCTTTGAAATTGGTTTATTGCATTGTTTACACGGTTTATATGACTTTACTTTTTGTATGATTTCGCCCCTCGATATCATATTTTTCATTCCCTCCAAAAAAGTAATTTAAAATTAAAATTAGAATTACAACTAAAATTAAAATATTTATATAAAATATACACATATTTTTGTAAAAACGATTATATTTATATTATTAAATAAATCGATTAGATAGTTATATAAATAAAATTAAAAAATAAAAATAGTAATAAAAATAGTAATAATAATGATAAAAATAAAATTTATCGATATTTATTCATAAATTTAGGGATAAATTCAATTGCATCTTTTTTTGTAAGTGTCATAAATCCATTTTTAAGATATTTACGAGCTACCATTTCTTTGCCCACCCATTCGGCAAATCTACGGTCTTGTATTATTACTACCCCGTAGTCTTCCTCTGTTCGTATCAACCTACCAATCATCTGCACAACAGTTCTCGACATTATATGAAACGAGGTCATTAAAAACGCTCTCCAATGTGCATTTGGTACTCTTTTATTCAATTTGCTTTCTATTAAACTCTGTTCCTTATTTAATAACGGTGTAGGTACTGGGAAAGGTAAACTATCAATTATAACCGCCGTTAGTGCTTCTCCTGGTATGTCCACCCCTTCGGCAAATCTACCTGTAGCAAGTAGTAAACCCCCCTGTCTTTCAAAGTCATTTTTCAGTTTTTTAGCTTCTTTGCCATCCATTCCTTGTTGATAGCAGTGTATATTTTTTTTATAGCCTTTCATTAAAAAGTAATTGTATGCAGAATTTAAGTCTCCAAAACTTTTAAAAAGTATTAATGTATTGCCCCCACAAGCATTTACCAAATTAAACAAATTTTCATTTGAATTTTTACGATTAATTACATTATCATCTCTTGATTTAAATTTCATATCTACTCCGTCAGATAATGCAATTATTTTCCGTCTTTCTTTGGAAAATGGACTGTCTAACAACAAATTAGTGCTATTTCCCACACCTGTTTTCATTGCGTGGATATTTAAGTCCCCTAATGTAGCAGAACAGTGAATTACGGAAGCTCCGTCGTATAAATTCTTTAATATGGAAGATACAAGTACAGGCTCGCATAAAACCTTGTTTTCATTCCTATAAATTACATAATTACTGTTAACATTCCTTAAACCCATTACATCGTCGATAAAATCCGAAAGGGGCATATCATTAATTCGTTTTTCCGTAATAAACTGTAATTCCAACGGAATTAATGCATTATTCTCTATTTTAAATTTAAATTCTTTTCTATCTAATTCGACATTTTCTTCAAATTTTATAATTTTCTTTTGAATATCGCTAATTTCATAATATCCTTCGAGTAAAGTACCCAAAATTGCCACATCTTCCTTCATTCCGAAAGAAGTGATTTTTTCACCATTATTTACCAAAAATTGTTTAAAATCTTTGTCTTTTCCAAATGTATGCACATAATTTTCAATAATTTCCCAAAATTGTTTATCAGTTGCCCCATCATCACCATAGCCGTACCTATCAATAGCTTTTCTAATTCTAAGCGGTGCATAGTTGTAAGCCATATATCTAAGTCTACCGAGTGCCATTTTTGGATTAATTGTAATTGTAGCCGAATTTCTAATACTGCCCTCTAATTTATGCGCTTCATCAACAATTACGATGTTTGTCTTTTTCTTTTTGTCAATTTCTTCCTTTAAATAATAGTAGATACTGTTATTCATAATTACGATATCGGCGTCTAAACAGTCAATTTTAACTTTTTGATACTCACACGCACAAATTGGGCAATAATAACGCACATAATCGTCATTTAACTTTAATTCTTCTTTTTTTGTTCCGCATTCACAAATTGGTTTCCTATTAGGTCTATACCTACAATGTCTATTAAATTGGCAATATAAACGATTTGCTCGGTCCCCTTTTGATTTACAGAAGAAATTTCCTTTTCCCATCATAAAAGAAACTTTTAAATTGTGTTTTAATGAATTTAAATCTTCCAATATACGTTCTTGCTGGTCTATTGTTTCTGTTAATATAATAATTCGATTACCCCGCTCTGCAAAGTATAAAGAAGGTATCAAGTACGATAATGTCTTTCCTACTCCAGTAGGTGCTTCTACGACCAGATTTTTATGAGATTTTTTTGAATGTTTTGAATTTAAGTCTTTTGAGTTATTATTATTGTTATTAGTATTATTATTGTTATTATTATTATTATTGTTATTACTATTATTGGTATTAATAGTAGATAATTCTTTATTTTTTGAGTTTAATAGGTTATCTAATTCTGTTTTTTTGTTATTCACAATACAATAGAATATATTTTCCATAAAAGTCATTTGTTGGGGTCTCATACTTGTATATGGAAATTTGTCGTTGATATATTCTTTAAATTCGTAAAAATCATATCTTTTGTTATTTTTAGTAACTTCATTATTATTATTATTATTATTATTGTTATTATTATTATTATTATAATTCATTAAACCACCAGTAATTAAAACATATTTATGAAGAATTAAAAGTTTAGGTATGAAAATTAAAATTAGAAATTAGAAATTAGAAATTGATTTAAAATAAAATAGGTACATATTGTATAAAAATTTGCCTAATTACGTTAATGTCGTTATTTTTTAAAAATTAAAAATAGAAAATAATAATGAAAATTTTTTTATTTTAATATTTTATTCTTTTAATTGGTATTTAAAGGCTTTATATATAAAGAAAGAACCCATAATCAACGTTAAAAATCCTGACAATGGTTCTGCGCACCATATACTATTAACACCCCAATACATTGGTAGTATGTACAATAGAGGTATTAAAAATCCGAATGATTTAAATAACGATACTATGTTGGACACTTTACTATCTCCAATAGATTGGAAGTAAGTAATTATTAAGAAAACAGGTCCTAAAACCAATGTACCATATGAGTAAATATTTAAACCTGTCGTAGCAGTTTTAATTAATTCAATATCTGTAGAGTTAAATATATTAATTAGATATGTTGGGAATAAGTTGTATGCAATAAATGAAATTATACCAATAATCAACGTTAAAGTTCCTGTGATTTTTAATATATTCTTTACTTTATCGTATCTCTTAGCACCATAATTATAACTTATGAGGGGTTGTACTCCGCTACATAATCCTAAAATTGTCATAAATAAGGTTATAAATATATAGATTACAATACCATACGCAGAAACGTATAATGAACCACCGTATTTTAAGAATTGAGTACTGTATACCAAAGCGACTATTGCAGATGAAAATTGCAATAAGAACGGAGAGATACCTGTTAAAATTATTAATTTTAAAATATTTTTGTCATAAGATTTGAAATTAAGTATATTTTTTAAACGATAGGTTATATCCTCTATTTTTAAGTTTGATTTTTTTGCTAAGAAGTGATGTAAAAATATTATTGCGCCGAGTGTTTCTCCCATCATTGTGGCAATTGCTGCACCTGCAACGCCCCAACCAAATACGATTATGAACAATGCGTCAAATACAATGTTTGTTAAAGCGCATACTATCATTACATTCATTGCTTTTTTTGGGAATCCGTCATTTCTAATAATTGGTTCAAGACCTACGTTAAACAATAATCCCATAGAGCCAATAAATGCGATACTCAAATATGTTAATGATAGATTTAATAAACTTCCTTCAATTCCAAAGCTTAAAAGCAACGGTTTTATTGCCAATAAACCGACAAATGTTAAAAACACACCTAACAAGATGAGTATACAAAAAGCATTTTTAAAGATGTTTTGAGCTTTTTCAGGGTCATTCCTACCTAAATTAATTGATATATGTGCAGAAGCTCCGATACCAATCATAATAGCAAATGATATTATCATCATTTTTAGAGGGAATGAAAGCGTAATACTCGCAATAGCCTCTGAACCTACCCAATGACCTAAAAATATACCATCTATGATTGTATATATCCCATTAATTACAAATCCAATTATTGCAGGTACTGCATAACGAATTACTAATTTTGGAATCGGGGTAGTATTTAAGTCATAGTTAGTCATAAATTCACCATATGTAAATTAAATTTTTATGTTGTAAATTATTATTTAGGTATGTCCTAAACAATTAATACTAAAATTAGGTGTTTATGTATAAATACTTATCTAAATTAATAAGTTATATCGTTAATTAGTACTATAGCAATATATTATTTGAAAAAAATTAAAAAAATAGGTAAATTATACATATATTCGAAAATAATGATTTTAAAATATGTAGATTACAAATAAAACTTTGTATTATCATTTTTTAAATATTATAACTATTTTAAACATTTTAATTATTCTAAAAAAGTATATTTAAGTTTTTTAATTATTTTTATTGTATATTATATTATATTATATTATTGGTAGTATTCTATTTTCTTTATTATTTTCTTTATTATTCCTGGAATTCAAGTACTCCCACATAATTGTGAGGCAATGTGTATAATATAATGTCTCCATCGTTGTACACGTGTATATTTAGAGTTCCGTCTCCATCATAGGTGGTTGCTTTGAAACTTCTTTCTTGATAATCTGATAATTTTTTGTTATCTATTGCAATTTGGTAGTTTTTATTGTATAATGGGTCTAAGGATATTTCCCTAATATTATATATCCTGTAAAGAATACCAGTTTTTTGCACGGAGGAATAAAATGATGTTCCATCGTTTGAAATTAATTCTCCATTTTCTATATAATAAATAACGCCGTATTCATCAGTTGCTTGGAAATTAGTCAGTTCTGAAGAACTTGGACTATATATTAAGCAATTTTTAATCCTTATTTCGCCAGCATACTGTTCTAATGGTATTACATCAGTACTTTCACCACTTTCGCCTCCTGTATCGTTATCATTACTTTCATTTTCGTCGTTAGTAGTATTACTTGAATCTAATGCGCCACCAACTGAATAACCGCCTATTACTGGCGTATTGGATAATAATGTAGAGCCCTCTTCGATTCCATTAATAAATGTATAACCTACCACCATTACAGAACCCAATATTACCAAAGTAATGATTATCATTTCAAGAGATATTTGTCCTCGTTTCAAAGTATCACCCCGTAAAATGAATTACTATATAATATACTATATCTTTATATTACTATATATTGTATGTGGTATATTAGTCTATCGAATGTAAACAATACAACAATATAATCATAAATATCCTAATTATTTTATTATATAATATTATTTTTACTATTATTATTTTTACTATTATATCCTATTTAATAATTTATCTATATTAGGATATTATTAATTTGTTATTTACAATTAATTTATGATTTGAAGTATTATTTTTAAAATAAGATAATAAATGCAAATTAATACAAAATATTAGTATTATATTTTAACATAATTATGGTTTTAATGGTTTTATGCACTATAATCAATAAAATAGACCCTAAATACTTAAAACTATATATAGTTATAGAAACATATTAAATTTAATAAACTTATTTAATATCCCCCCTAAATATTACTTAAAATAATCAGCCTATAGAATTATCCCCCCGTAGATGTTGATAGTATGAGTATTGAATATATATATGGTTTTTTTTGCATACTTGCAGGCATATATTTTGAATTTGGTAGAAAAAAATATTATGATATCTTTTGGATATCTATGCTTTATTTAGGCGTAATGCTTCATTTTAATATGTATGAATTATTTGGAATAATATTATTAACAATCGCAAATTACTTAAAAAAGCATACTAAGCTCATTGCGTATATTGGCATAATATTCTTTGTAATATCGTACTTACTTTCTGGTTCTTATTATGCTTTATCATTGGTAATGTATTACTTTATTGCATCAGCACTTTATCACTGTAATTTAATGGAAGGTCAAGAAACCAAATATTTGATAGGTATTGCTTATTTGAGTGGTTTTCTCATCTCTTCGTCCTTATTTTTAGATTCTGTGCTTTTTGTGATACCTATTCCGATTTATTGCTTAATTAAAAATTATCGAAATTATCCTTCAGAATTTGAAGATATTACTTTACCGGATTTTGCAAGATTGGCCACTTCTATTAAGAAAAGTGAAAAAGATGTAAAACCTAACGACCACGTGGTAGGATATGATAAAAAATCTTTGATACGTGCAGGATTTGAGAATAACCCTAAAAACCCTTATTTAAATAATAATATTGACATATCAGCTATTGGTGAGTTATCCAATAGTATGAAGCATAAACTTAATTATAATAATTCATCAAACTTTGATAGTACATTACTTGACAAAAAAGTATGGATTACCCCTCACATTCCGTTTATGCTATTCATTGGATTTTCTTATATCGTATTTTGGTTTGTAAGAAAGCCCCTATTATTTGTACTTATTGATAATTTGGTACATTAAAAATAAATATATAAATAAAATATAGTATAATAAATATAAATTAAATTATACTTAATTTAATTAATTATATTTTTAAATTATAAAACATAAGTTATAACTTACCAACTAAATATAATAAATAATAAAATTAAATAAATTTATAAAAGTGGGATATTACGACTAACAATAATAACAATACGAGTAATACAAATAAAGAATCAATAATCGAAGATTTCGGAATTTTTTTACATATGCTAATGGGTAGGCAGATAGAAATCTCTAAAAAAAAATTTCCAAATATTGAAGAGGAATATACAAAACTTACAATAATTCAGTTAGATTACTTGTATGCAATATATAATTTGGATAACCCCTCTTTTTCAGATATTGCTAAGTTTATGAATGTTGCAAATTCATCAGTTAGTGAAATGTATCGAAAATTATATGATAAAGGTTATGTATCTAAATCGAGGTCTAAAAAAGACCGTAGAGAATATCAAATATCTTTAACGTTTAAAGGTCGGAGATTAATTTATAAAGATTTAGTTTCATCAATTTATTTATCAAAAGAAATTTTTGAAAAAATACCTGATGAAAATGTATTGAACGCATATGAAGTTTTAAAAGATTATTTATATGAAGTTAAATCCAAAGAACTTGAACAATATTTTAAAAAATATGCAGAATATAAAAGTATTGAAAAAGAATTTTTGGATTAATAATATAAAATAAATAAAAATAATTGCAATAATAAAGAATTGTAAATAAAAATAATAAATTAGTATAATTCCAAATATTTTTTATTTTTTTTCATTAAATATTTTTGATGATACTCTTCTGCCTTATAAAATTCTGTTGCTTTTCTAATTCTTGTAACTATTTTTTTATCAATTCTCATATCATCAAGTGTTTTTTGCACTTTTTTTAAGGATTTTTTGGCTAAATCACACTGTTTTTTGGTTGTATAAAATATGGTGGAAGCATATTGCTCCCCAACATCCCAACCTTGCCTATTTACGGTGGTAGGGTCATGATTAATCCAAAAAATATCCAGTAATTCCTCATAATCAATCATTTTAATGTCATAAATTATAGTAACCACTTCAACGTGCCCAGTATTACCGCCACATACCTCTTCATAAGTAGGGTATTTAGTTTTACCGCCCATATAACCCACTTCAGTATCTAAAACGCCCTTGACTCTTCTGAACAACTCTTCCGAACCCCAAAAACAGCCCATTCCAAATATTGCTATATCATAATTAGGATTGGGATTGTGTATATTTAAATTAACTTCACTACACATATAATCACCAGCATTATGATTATATTTTAAACCATAGTACGTGTAATAACTTATTAAATACCTAACTATTAATAATTAAAATATAGTCATATAATTCTATAAAGTAGACATTATAAATAACTATTTTTAAGTATGTTTTAAGGTTATAATGAATGTTAAATATAAATAACTCGGATAATAAAATATTATTTATAAATTAACCAATGGGATATTCAAATTGCTAATTTTTGACTTAAAGGTGAGATTTTGACTAATACAGCAGATAATGGGGAAAATAAAAATATGTCAAATATCAATAATGTTAAAGATATATCCAAAATTAAAGAACAAATCCAAGATAGTCTTAAGGAAGACATAAATACAATATATTACTTCTCTGGTACGGGTAATTCATATTATGTAGCAAGAGAACTTGCTAAAAGGCTTGAAAATACGGAAAATACGGAAAATAAAGGTAATGAAGATAATGAAGATAATGAAGATAACAAAACTAAAGAGATTGTATATAATAAATTAGATATATCTAATTTAAAAAATACAAGAATTATATCAATTGCAAATGAACTAAAAAATAGAAATATTATTAATAATTCTGATAAAATAATATTTATATACCCAGTTTATGGATTTGGAATACCTGAAATCGTTGAAAGATTTATAAATAGAATAAATATTAAAAATCCACAAGTAAATGTATATAGCATCGCAACTTGTGGAAAAATGCCTGGTGGTGTACACTACCACATAAACAAGTTATTAAATAAAAAAGGAATCGAATTAAAAGCAGGTTATACGTTAAAAATGCCAAACAACTATATTTTAGCATTTAACCCACCATCTGCTCAAGATGTAAACCATATGTTGGATAATACGGATGTTGATATTTTGAAATTAAGTGTTTTGATTAGAAATAATCGGGAAAATACTGCAAAGGATTCATTATTTGGTAAACTATCATCAGACGTTTTATATCCATTTTGGAAAAAGGGATTATACAAATTTGATGAAAAATTTAAGATATCAAAAGACTGTAATCTTTGTGGAATATGTGAAAAAATTTGCCCTGTTAACAATATAGAAATCATAGATAATGAAAATTTAGAATATAACGATAGAATTATCTTTAAACATAAATGCCAAGAATGTTTATCCTGCA
Protein-coding regions in this window:
- a CDS encoding Coenzyme F420 hydrogenase/dehydrogenase, beta subunit C-terminal domain, with translation MDYLLIKSTNEDIQKYGECGGAVTALFKYLLDSKVVDGVLALEKGADVYDGVPTLINNSEELVNSCGSLHCAPTMFGGLIQKHLSDINLAVAVKPCDAMAIIELEKRHQINKDKIYTIGLNCGGTVPPMVAQQMIELFYEVDPFDVVKEEIDKGKFIIELKDGTEKAIKIDELEEEGFGRRENCQRCELKIPRNADLACGNWGAEKGWTFVEITSEKGRQLIEDAEKAGYIETKEPAEKAMIIRGKIEQSMIKLGKKLQAKYLEEEYPADEKWEEYWDRCVKCYGCRDVCPVCSCKECVLNQDIIEKGMMAPEASFFQGVRLSHIAMSCINCGQCEDVCPMEIPLSKLFHKSQLKIREALGYVPGVDYNMPFLAKK
- a CDS encoding formate dehydrogenase H subunit alpha, selenocysteine-containing, giving the protein MTEFKVVHTICPYCGTGCGIDLVVKDGKLVDTLPFKRHPVNQGKVCIKGNYCYEFVHSEDRLTVPLIRKNGELVESTWAEALDLIASKLKGYNPDEVGFFSCARGANEESYALQKFARVVMKTNNVDHCARIUHAPTVTGLGECFGSGAMTNSIEDLAEADVLFIYGSNTFEAHPLVARSIVKAKDNGTKIIAIDPRKTHTSKMADIHMKLIPGSNIDLMNAIMNVIITEGLTDDEFIKNRTENFDELKEVVSKYVPEEVAKISGIPAETIREAARLYAKADKAAIMYCLGVTEYTFGVDNVKSCCNLAMITGNLGKRGAGVNPLRGQNNVQGACDMGALPNVYPGYQKVGEATAKLEELWDVEGLDPNLGLTGPEMFERMGKGFKYLHIVGEDPMVADADINHVEHALKELDFLVVQDIFLTDTGKLADVVLPAACWAEKDGTFTNTERRVQRIRKAVEAPGEAVPDWVVVKELAERMGYGDKFAFESASDIFDEMAKVIPQYAGMSFERLGIDGLQWPCKTADHPGTKFLHEGKFLRPNGLGKICPVVHKDPAEMPSEEYPLLLTTGRIIFHYNSGTMTRRCPSITNEIDENFIEMNIEDANALGIEAGETVQVSSKRGSVKAIARVSDDIVKGAVYMSFHFNEEPTNKLTNSAYDPVSKTAELKICAVKVEKI
- a CDS encoding RsmD family RNA methyltransferase; protein product: MISRGEIIQKVKSYKPCKQCNKPISKTIPLKKLNLKGRQRKCHCGRSQIDDVMVDVANILIECNEVPNHINDDKFALKDVGMPMIEAGYPLKYAPVLCENDLVLLNNYVSKDCANEIIKIPEIKSVISHNKRIAGKNSKNMNDLIVGDDFRCDIFTIRSLSTCVISCKNQSKLHIEFPRPFNPKINKIEKLDLTDKVVLDGFCGCGTLGMVALKKGAKKVIFSDINDIALYDLEYNLKINFGNEIFENNRVEIIHSDFMDLDFSNQHNNSKNEDNRIDVCFVDLFPNMESKKFLEKAKKLSKYVILV